Proteins encoded within one genomic window of Fragaria vesca subsp. vesca linkage group LG1, FraVesHawaii_1.0, whole genome shotgun sequence:
- the LOC101291966 gene encoding ethylene-responsive transcription factor ERF015-like has product MDLPTTSKSKKVRREKTPCLYKGIRMRVWGKWVSEIRVPKSGGRIWLGSYDAPEKAARAYDAALYCIYGECGRFNFPGDRRPVLPAGSAVSLSKFDIQQIAMNFASSYVPVSLPVSATIKAEAQADTPTSPLVSKDMASKYEVKVDPLAPTCATGVGSSDPPEDFQLDDFLVLDTDWISDFY; this is encoded by the coding sequence ATGGATTTGCCAACAACTTCTAAATCTAAGAAAGTTCGGCGAGAGAAAACCCCATGTCTCTACAAGGGCATACGAATGAGAGTTTGGGGTAAATGGGTTTCAGAAATAAGAGTTCCAAAGTCGGGAGGAAGGATATGGTTGGGCTCTTATGATGCTCCTGAAAAGGCAGCTCGAGCCTATGATGCAGCCCTATATTGCATTTATGGTGAATGTGGGCGATTCAATTTTCCAGGTGATAGAAGGCCAGTGCTTCCTGCAGGCTCTGCAGTTTCCTTGTCCAAGTTTGATATTCAGCAGATTGCCATGAATTTCGCTTCATCTTATGTACCAGTGTCTTTGCCGGTGTCAGCTACTATAAAAGCTGAGGCACAAGCTGATACACCCACTTCTCCACTAGTTTCTAAGGATATGGCAAGTAAATATGAGGTAAAGGTTGATCCCCTTGCCCCAACCTGTGCAACAGGAGTAGGTTCTTCTGATCCACCAGAAGATTTCCAACTGGATGATTTCCTTGTTTTGGATACAGATTGGATATCTGATTTCTATTAG
- the LOC101307825 gene encoding 30S ribosomal protein S17-like codes for MKTVVGMVVSNKMQKSVVVAVDRLFHHKLYNRYVKRTSKFMAHDENDHCNIGDRVRLEPSRPLSKRKHWIVAEIVTKARIYQPPSPSASAAAPLDTNS; via the exons ATGAAGACAGTGGTGGGGATGGTCGTTTCCAATAAAATGCAGAAATCAGTGGTTGTGGCGGTGGATAGGCTGTTCCATCACAAGCTCTACAACCGATACGTGAAGCGGACATCCAAGTTCATGGCCCACGATGAGAACGATCATTGCAACATTGGAGACCGG GTTCGATTGGAGCCTTCACGCCCTTTGAGCAAACGTAAGCATTGGATTGTTGCTGAAATCGTCACCAAAGCACGCATCTATCAGCCTCCTTCCCCATCGGCTTCAGCTGCAGCTCCACTTGATACCAATTCTTAA